Proteins from a genomic interval of Thermoanaerobacterium thermosaccharolyticum DSM 571:
- a CDS encoding short-chain-enoyl-CoA hydratase — MDFNNVLLNKDDGIALIIINRPKALNALNYETLKELDSVLDIVENDKEIKVLIITGSGEKAFVAGADIAEMSNMTPLEAKKFSLYGQKVFRKIEMLSKPVIAAVNGFALGGGCELSMACDIRIASKNAKFGQPEVGLGIIPGFSGTQRLPRLIGTSKAKELIFTGDMINSDEAYKIGLISKVVELSDLIEEAKKLAKKMMSKSQIAISLAKEAINKGMETDLDTGNTIEAEKFSLCFTTDDQKEGMIAFSEKRAPKFGK; from the coding sequence ATGGATTTTAATAATGTTTTATTAAATAAGGATGATGGGATAGCTCTCATCATTATAAATCGTCCAAAGGCTTTAAATGCATTAAACTATGAGACACTAAAAGAGTTAGATAGTGTGCTTGATATAGTTGAAAATGATAAAGAGATAAAAGTTTTAATTATAACTGGCAGCGGTGAAAAAGCCTTCGTTGCAGGTGCTGATATAGCTGAGATGAGTAATATGACACCACTTGAAGCGAAGAAGTTCTCTCTTTATGGACAGAAAGTATTTAGGAAGATAGAAATGCTAAGTAAGCCTGTTATAGCAGCGGTAAATGGTTTTGCACTTGGTGGTGGATGCGAGCTTTCTATGGCATGTGACATACGTATTGCAAGTAAAAATGCAAAATTTGGTCAACCTGAAGTAGGACTTGGAATAATACCTGGCTTTTCAGGAACTCAAAGATTACCACGTCTTATAGGCACTTCTAAAGCTAAAGAGCTTATTTTCACAGGTGACATGATAAATTCTGATGAAGCATATAAAATAGGCCTTATATCTAAAGTTGTTGAACTATCTGATCTCATTGAAGAAGCAAAAAAACTCGCGAAAAAAATGATGTCAAAAAGTCAAATAGCAATTTCTCTAGCAAAGGAAGCAATAAATAAGGGAATGGAAACAGACTTAGATACAGGCAATACTATAGAAGCTGAGAAATTTTCCTTATGTTTTACAACAGATGATCAAAAAGAAGGTATGATTGCGTTTTCTGAAAAGAGGGCGCCTAAATTTGGCAAATAA
- the larA gene encoding nickel-dependent lactate racemase, protein MANIEIPYGKSKLAFDLPDERIQGILRSKAGSYKVNMSEEDIVKRALENPIGTKRLQDLAEGKKNIVIITSDHTRPVPSRITLPLLLDEIRKKNKSANVKILIATGFHRGTTLQEMKAKFGEDLVENEQFVVHDSRNSENMELIGTLPSGGKLEINKLAVEADLLVAEGFIEPHFFAGFSGGRKSILPGIASVQCILANHCSEFIKNPYARTGVLENNPIHRDMIYAAKKANLAFILNVVIDSSHKIVNAFAGHSEKAHLKGCEFVSEIATVNAKPADIVITSNGGYPLDQNIYQSVKGMTAGEAACKDGGVIIIAAECADGHGGEGFYRWFKESKDPQDVMNKILSRGRDETLPDQWEAQILARILINHKVIMVTDSKNYEYVKDMFMTPAKDLGEALKIAESIVNNDSKINVIPDGVSVIVREK, encoded by the coding sequence TATAAGGTAAATATGTCAGAAGAAGATATAGTTAAGAGGGCATTAGAGAATCCAATAGGAACAAAAAGGCTTCAAGACCTTGCGGAAGGTAAGAAAAACATTGTAATCATAACAAGCGACCACACAAGGCCTGTACCGAGCAGGATTACATTACCATTGCTTCTCGATGAAATAAGAAAAAAGAACAAAAGTGCTAATGTAAAGATTTTAATTGCAACAGGATTTCACAGGGGAACGACATTGCAGGAAATGAAAGCAAAATTTGGAGAAGATCTCGTTGAAAATGAACAATTTGTAGTTCATGACTCGAGAAATAGTGAAAATATGGAATTGATAGGTACATTGCCATCAGGCGGCAAACTAGAAATAAATAAATTGGCAGTGGAAGCAGACTTGTTAGTTGCCGAAGGTTTTATAGAACCTCACTTTTTTGCGGGGTTCTCCGGTGGAAGAAAAAGTATCCTGCCAGGAATAGCCAGCGTTCAATGTATCTTGGCAAATCATTGCTCTGAGTTTATCAAAAATCCATATGCCAGAACAGGTGTTTTAGAAAATAATCCAATACACAGAGACATGATCTATGCTGCTAAAAAAGCAAACCTTGCATTTATCTTAAATGTCGTTATAGATTCAAGTCACAAGATAGTAAATGCTTTTGCCGGACATAGTGAAAAGGCACACTTAAAGGGGTGTGAATTTGTAAGCGAGATTGCAACGGTGAATGCAAAACCTGCAGACATTGTAATAACATCAAATGGCGGTTATCCACTTGATCAAAATATCTACCAGTCTGTAAAAGGTATGACGGCAGGTGAGGCTGCTTGTAAAGACGGCGGCGTGATAATCATTGCCGCCGAATGTGCTGATGGTCATGGAGGAGAAGGATTTTACAGATGGTTTAAAGAATCCAAAGACCCACAAGATGTGATGAATAAGATCCTTTCGAGAGGACGTGACGAGACGCTTCCGGATCAATGGGAAGCACAGATATTAGCCAGAATTCTAATAAATCATAAGGTCATAATGGTGACAGATAGCAAAAACTATGAATATGTAAAAGACATGTTTATGACACCAGCAAAGGATTTAGGTGAAGCGTTAAAAATTGCAGAAAGCATTGTTAACAATGATTCTAAGATAAATGTAATACCAGATGGAGTATCAGTTATTGTAAGGGAAAAATAA